Proteins co-encoded in one Desulfoplanes formicivorans genomic window:
- a CDS encoding DMT family transporter, with protein sequence MSGFAFSSSRVVLGYGFALAATVIWSGNFIVARGLADAFPPVSIAFFRWLIASVVLLPFGLPALIRQRAEVWANMPHLVGSAFLGITLFNTLIYIAGQHTTAMNLSLIAVFSPVFIIILARIWMHDPITPQRLLGVFLAVLGVVILTTSGHLRVLARLTFNPGDVLMLAATAVFAVYSILLRRKPRDIEPTVYLTATFLLGLVMLVPWAAWEWMHHPLAMPGPAVLGSLCFVGIGPALVAYVCWTKAVAAVGPVKAGIVYYALPLFSGIEAWMILGESMTWIHVLAGGTIIAGIVTATVERAQK encoded by the coding sequence ATGTCCGGTTTTGCGTTTTCATCTTCCCGTGTCGTGTTGGGTTATGGTTTTGCCTTGGCCGCAACCGTGATCTGGTCCGGCAACTTCATTGTTGCCCGGGGACTGGCCGATGCCTTTCCTCCTGTTTCCATTGCTTTTTTCCGTTGGCTCATTGCCTCGGTGGTACTGCTTCCCTTTGGCCTGCCTGCGCTCATCAGGCAAAGGGCCGAGGTGTGGGCAAACATGCCTCACCTTGTGGGCAGCGCCTTTTTGGGCATTACCCTGTTCAACACTCTGATCTACATTGCCGGCCAGCATACCACGGCCATGAATCTTTCCCTGATCGCGGTATTCTCACCGGTATTCATCATCATTCTGGCCCGGATATGGATGCATGATCCCATCACGCCCCAGCGGCTCCTGGGGGTGTTTCTGGCCGTGCTCGGGGTTGTCATCCTGACGACTTCGGGCCATCTCAGGGTTCTTGCCCGGTTGACCTTCAACCCCGGGGATGTGCTCATGCTTGCGGCCACTGCCGTGTTTGCGGTCTATTCCATCCTGCTCCGTCGAAAACCGCGCGATATCGAGCCCACTGTCTACCTGACGGCAACCTTCCTCCTCGGTCTGGTCATGCTGGTCCCCTGGGCTGCATGGGAGTGGATGCACCATCCACTGGCCATGCCCGGTCCCGCGGTTCTCGGCTCCCTTTGTTTTGTGGGCATTGGGCCGGCCCTTGTGGCCTATGTCTGCTGGACAAAAGCGGTGGCTGCAGTCGGTCCGGTCAAGGCGGGGATCGTGTACTACGCGCTGCCCTTGTTCAGCGGGATCGAGGCCTGGATGATTCTGGGAGAATCCATGACCTGGATCCATGTCCTGGCCGGAGGGACGATCATCGCCGGGATCGTCACGGCCACCGTGGAAAGGGCGCAAAAATGA
- a CDS encoding EAL and HDOD domain-containing protein — MHQPSGDMQAPAACEPIFVARQPIFTSNRELWGYELLFRNGQSLDVARCPSSELATHQVIADGYQLAVPGIAPGIKVCINFPRDLLLEELPLALPPETSVIEILEDTRVDDELMERVRMFRENGYIISLDDFVGQPHLQPLVRLSDVIKVDVLAIDRDSLEDLVQRLKVLPCTLLAEKVETMDMFFATQKMGFELFQGFFFSRPVVIPGFKLASSQLSRVKLLAALSQDDWEMNQLADIIKGDVGLSYRLLQFINSAHFCFPNVISSILGALNLLGRRKALLWLRVTIFADLGSSCAAKELIWLSVYRARFLELMAEVQPTILPPDAMFIMGLFSFLDVMLRQPMPELLERVTLEDKLKQAILDPFGSGCVWVHFLHALEHARWEECDQLLQQAGVDAATVARISAHALAWTGAMLGHDGPSGPDPEAVSE; from the coding sequence ATGCACCAACCCTCAGGAGATATGCAGGCCCCGGCCGCCTGTGAACCCATTTTTGTGGCCAGACAGCCCATTTTTACAAGCAACAGGGAACTGTGGGGATATGAGCTTCTTTTTCGGAATGGTCAGTCTCTTGATGTGGCTCGATGTCCGTCGTCGGAACTGGCCACCCATCAGGTCATTGCCGACGGCTATCAATTGGCTGTGCCGGGAATCGCCCCCGGGATCAAGGTGTGTATCAATTTTCCCCGGGATCTTCTTCTGGAAGAGCTGCCGTTGGCCCTGCCTCCGGAAACGTCGGTCATTGAAATTCTCGAGGACACCCGCGTTGACGATGAGCTGATGGAGCGGGTTCGGATGTTCAGGGAAAACGGGTACATCATTTCCCTGGATGATTTTGTGGGTCAGCCGCATCTGCAGCCACTGGTCCGACTTTCTGACGTCATCAAGGTGGATGTTCTGGCCATTGACCGCGATTCCCTGGAGGATCTTGTCCAGCGACTCAAGGTGCTTCCCTGCACCTTGCTGGCAGAAAAGGTCGAGACCATGGACATGTTTTTTGCCACCCAGAAGATGGGATTTGAGCTCTTTCAGGGCTTTTTTTTCAGCAGACCCGTGGTCATCCCCGGGTTCAAGCTCGCTTCCAGTCAGCTTTCCCGGGTAAAACTTCTGGCGGCCTTGAGCCAGGACGACTGGGAAATGAATCAGCTGGCTGATATTATCAAGGGAGACGTGGGCTTGAGCTATCGGCTGCTCCAGTTCATCAATTCCGCTCATTTCTGCTTTCCCAATGTCATTTCCTCCATTCTGGGGGCACTCAATCTTCTGGGGCGCCGCAAGGCCCTGCTCTGGCTGCGGGTCACCATTTTTGCCGATCTCGGCAGTTCCTGCGCAGCCAAGGAACTGATCTGGCTGTCCGTGTACCGTGCCCGCTTTCTGGAACTTATGGCCGAGGTGCAGCCAACCATCCTGCCCCCGGACGCCATGTTCATCATGGGCCTTTTTTCCTTTCTGGATGTCATGCTCAGGCAGCCCATGCCCGAACTCCTTGAGCGGGTTACCCTGGAAGACAAACTCAAGCAGGCGATTCTTGATCCCTTTGGAAGCGGGTGTGTATGGGTGCATTTTCTGCACGCCCTGGAGCACGCCAGATGGGAGGAATGCGATCAGCTTTTGCAACAGGCCGGTGTGGACGCTGCAACCGTGGCCCGCATCAGTGCCCATGCCCTTGCCTGGACCGGGGCCATGCTCGGGCATGACGGGCCTTCAGGCCCTGATCCGGAGGCTGTCTCCGAGTGA
- a CDS encoding slipin family protein — protein MLTLAPIIAIIVLFLFSALKVLNEYERGVIFRLGRVIKTKGPGLIILIPVIDRMIRMSLRIITLDVPHQDVITKDNVSIKVNAVVYYRVVDPQKAVLEVEDVHFATSQLAQTTLRSVCGAVELDEILAHRDKINTKIQVILDEQTDAWGVKISTVELKHIDLPQEMQRAMAKQAEAERERRAKVINAEGEFQAADKLAQAAEIISAKPQALQLRYLQTMREMAAESKAATILPIPLDLLKMLPELIREDRPRGPRDEPRE, from the coding sequence ATGCTCACCCTTGCTCCGATCATTGCCATCATTGTCTTGTTCCTGTTTTCCGCCCTCAAGGTACTCAACGAGTACGAACGGGGCGTGATCTTCCGTCTCGGCCGGGTCATCAAGACCAAAGGCCCCGGCCTGATCATCCTCATTCCGGTGATCGACCGCATGATCCGCATGAGTCTGCGCATCATCACCCTGGATGTTCCCCACCAGGACGTGATCACCAAGGACAACGTGAGCATCAAGGTCAACGCGGTGGTCTATTATCGGGTGGTTGACCCCCAAAAAGCGGTCCTTGAGGTGGAGGATGTGCATTTCGCCACCTCCCAGCTGGCTCAGACAACCCTGCGCAGCGTGTGCGGTGCGGTCGAACTTGACGAGATTCTTGCCCATCGCGACAAGATCAACACCAAGATCCAGGTCATTCTGGACGAACAGACCGATGCCTGGGGGGTCAAGATTTCCACGGTTGAACTCAAACACATAGACCTGCCCCAGGAGATGCAACGGGCCATGGCCAAACAGGCCGAGGCCGAACGCGAACGGCGGGCCAAGGTCATCAATGCCGAAGGCGAATTCCAGGCGGCGGACAAGCTTGCCCAGGCAGCCGAGATCATCAGCGCCAAACCCCAGGCCCTGCAGCTCAGATATCTGCAGACCATGCGAGAGATGGCCGCTGAAAGCAAAGCAGCAACCATTCTGCCCATCCCCCTTGATCTGCTCAAGATGCTGCCCGAACTGATCCGAGAAGACCGGCCTAGGGGCCCCAGGGACGAACCCCGGGAATAA
- a CDS encoding methyl-accepting chemotaxis protein, with protein MLTSKPLSFQAKLSSAFALLIAVIVMVMGLVTFIQVKTSLTSLAQADLANNSATVKDILTMQHEIITNSLKSDLTFFEKAISDMGYLTVDAKASSTMTITNQLTNEQEKVTIPPMRLSVINLHYDTELVDKIKESTGAVATIFQVLPGKLLRVSTSVTTAQGKRASGTYIPSSSPVYQTVMQGKTFLGKAFVVDDWYLTAYKPILDFEDNIVAVLFVGKKLLSPTMRNALNHLKVGDGKLVAFDSQNTIIYHPDPQFQGKPLDSLALGKAIKKTSTKAVTFTRNGIRQLASLDYFAPWDWHIASFASEKSLLLGMDQHIFTSSLITGIVAVLSGVLILWFVTKVMLRPLDRLAKYSQEVASGNFQASISYGAKDAIGLTIEGVKSMVGQIKNRLGFAQGVLHGLHFPCAVVDKDNRLTFVNQQMLDLLGVTESPQELLGRPSGELVHGDSHKATLASEALQKNTTLEQEKSHTRQDGKPLTVSITAAPIRDLDDQLIGAVSTWFDLTEIRAQQSIIEAQNNAISEVAHEAHTLTEQLASSVTQLSAQIDQVTKGAKTQQKRTDSTATAMEEMNASVMEVARNASDAALAAEKSMEQSRQGERDVLESAAQMESIRDQILHLNNSMTSLGKDARAIGQIIEVINDIADQTNLLALNAAIEAARAGEAGRGFAVVADEVRKLAEKTMQATKDVGTSINAIRGGVQTNVDATQQAVAAIEQSVATAKRTGLSIKEVVSIIEKTSEQVHSIATAAEEQSAASEEVAQSTNDISQIADETARSMEEADQAVAGLAQMATTLEATIARLKTS; from the coding sequence ATGCTAACGTCCAAACCTCTCTCCTTTCAGGCCAAGCTCTCTTCCGCCTTTGCCCTGCTGATCGCCGTTATCGTTATGGTCATGGGCCTTGTGACCTTCATTCAGGTCAAGACGTCCCTCACCTCCTTGGCCCAGGCCGATCTGGCCAACAATTCTGCCACGGTCAAGGATATCCTGACCATGCAACACGAAATCATTACCAATTCGTTAAAGTCCGACCTGACCTTTTTTGAGAAGGCCATCAGTGACATGGGCTACCTTACCGTGGATGCAAAGGCCTCCTCAACCATGACCATCACCAATCAGCTAACCAACGAACAGGAAAAGGTGACCATCCCCCCCATGCGCCTTTCCGTAATTAATTTGCACTATGACACCGAGCTGGTTGACAAAATTAAAGAATCCACCGGTGCTGTCGCCACCATTTTTCAGGTCCTGCCGGGAAAATTGCTGCGGGTCTCCACCAGTGTCACGACTGCCCAGGGAAAACGGGCCAGCGGAACCTATATTCCTTCATCAAGTCCGGTTTACCAAACAGTCATGCAGGGCAAAACCTTTCTGGGCAAGGCCTTTGTTGTTGATGACTGGTATCTGACCGCCTACAAACCCATCCTTGATTTTGAAGACAATATTGTGGCGGTCCTCTTTGTGGGGAAAAAACTCCTTTCTCCCACCATGCGAAACGCGTTGAACCACCTCAAGGTGGGTGATGGCAAATTGGTGGCCTTTGATTCCCAAAACACCATTATTTATCATCCTGATCCCCAATTCCAGGGCAAGCCTCTGGACTCCCTGGCCCTGGGCAAGGCCATCAAAAAAACCTCCACCAAAGCCGTCACCTTTACCCGAAACGGCATCCGCCAACTGGCCAGCCTGGATTATTTTGCCCCATGGGACTGGCACATAGCCTCCTTTGCCAGTGAAAAATCACTGCTTTTGGGCATGGATCAGCACATCTTCACGAGCTCCTTGATTACGGGCATTGTGGCCGTTTTAAGCGGGGTGCTCATTTTATGGTTCGTGACCAAGGTCATGTTGCGTCCCCTGGATCGGTTGGCCAAGTACTCCCAGGAGGTTGCTTCGGGTAATTTCCAGGCATCCATTTCCTACGGGGCCAAGGATGCCATCGGGCTGACCATTGAAGGAGTCAAATCCATGGTTGGGCAGATCAAGAATCGTCTCGGATTCGCCCAAGGAGTTCTTCATGGCCTGCATTTTCCCTGCGCGGTTGTGGACAAAGACAACCGGCTGACCTTTGTCAATCAACAGATGCTCGATCTTTTGGGTGTTACCGAATCACCACAGGAATTGCTGGGACGCCCCAGCGGCGAACTGGTCCACGGGGACAGCCACAAGGCAACCCTTGCCTCAGAGGCCTTGCAAAAAAATACAACCCTGGAACAAGAAAAATCCCATACCCGACAAGATGGCAAACCCTTGACCGTCTCCATCACGGCTGCTCCCATCAGAGATCTGGATGATCAGCTCATTGGTGCGGTCTCCACCTGGTTTGACCTCACGGAAATAAGGGCTCAGCAAAGTATCATCGAGGCCCAGAACAACGCCATCAGCGAAGTTGCCCACGAAGCACACACCTTGACCGAACAGCTTGCAAGTTCCGTGACCCAGCTCTCGGCCCAGATCGACCAAGTCACCAAGGGTGCGAAAACCCAACAAAAGAGGACAGACAGCACGGCAACGGCCATGGAAGAGATGAACGCCTCGGTCATGGAGGTAGCTCGCAATGCATCTGACGCCGCCTTAGCAGCAGAAAAAAGCATGGAGCAATCCCGCCAGGGTGAGCGCGACGTTCTCGAATCAGCGGCCCAAATGGAGTCCATTCGCGACCAGATCCTGCATCTCAACAACTCAATGACATCTCTTGGAAAGGATGCCCGAGCCATCGGACAGATTATCGAAGTTATCAACGATATTGCCGACCAAACCAACCTTTTGGCCCTCAATGCGGCCATTGAGGCCGCACGGGCGGGCGAAGCAGGTCGTGGCTTTGCCGTGGTGGCCGATGAAGTGCGTAAACTGGCAGAAAAAACCATGCAGGCCACCAAGGATGTCGGCACATCCATCAATGCCATCCGCGGCGGCGTACAAACCAATGTTGATGCCACCCAGCAAGCAGTCGCCGCCATTGAACAAAGTGTAGCCACAGCCAAGCGCACGGGCCTTTCAATTAAGGAAGTAGTCTCTATTATTGAAAAAACATCCGAACAGGTCCATAGCATTGCCACGGCAGCTGAAGAGCAGTCTGCAGCAAGTGAAGAAGTCGCCCAAAGCACCAACGATATCAGCCAAATCGCTGACGAAACTGCCCGAAGCATGGAAGAAGCCGACCAGGCCGTTGCAGGACTGGCCCAAATGGCGACCACCCTGGAAGCAACCATTGCCCGGCTCAAAACCAGCTAA
- a CDS encoding ABC transporter permease — MFEESVIPLDMWVSRFVDMLVNDYRDIFQAMKVPVEYLLNHLDGGLNALHPLIVIAVLALAAWKFSGIRLALFAVVSMVFIGLLGLWEDSMTTLAMVLASVILCTLLGMPLGILAGRSDRFEAGIRPVLDAMQTTPAFVYLVPIVMLFSVGNVAGVLATIIFALPPIIRLTSLGIRQVHPELVEASQAFGATKWQVLRKVQIPLAMPTILAGLNQTIMMALSMVVIAALIGAGGLGSPVVLGLNTLDIGRAVVGGLAIVLLAILLDRITQSMAQQ; from the coding sequence ATGTTTGAAGAAAGTGTAATTCCCTTGGATATGTGGGTGTCCCGTTTTGTGGACATGCTCGTGAACGACTATCGGGATATCTTCCAGGCCATGAAAGTACCCGTGGAGTATCTGCTCAACCATCTGGATGGTGGTCTCAATGCGCTGCATCCCCTGATCGTCATTGCGGTGCTCGCCCTGGCCGCATGGAAATTTTCCGGCATCAGGCTGGCCCTTTTTGCCGTGGTCTCCATGGTCTTTATCGGCCTGCTCGGATTGTGGGAAGATTCTATGACCACCCTGGCCATGGTTTTGGCCTCGGTGATTCTGTGTACCCTCTTGGGTATGCCTCTGGGGATCCTGGCCGGTCGCTCGGACAGGTTCGAGGCAGGTATTCGTCCCGTTCTGGACGCCATGCAGACCACCCCGGCCTTTGTGTATCTGGTGCCCATTGTCATGCTCTTTTCCGTGGGCAACGTGGCGGGTGTGCTGGCAACAATCATTTTTGCCCTGCCGCCCATCATCCGGCTGACCAGTCTGGGGATCCGCCAGGTCCATCCTGAACTGGTGGAGGCGTCCCAGGCTTTTGGCGCCACCAAGTGGCAGGTGCTGCGCAAGGTGCAGATTCCCCTGGCCATGCCCACCATTCTGGCAGGACTCAACCAGACCATCATGATGGCCCTTTCCATGGTGGTCATTGCCGCCCTTATCGGGGCTGGCGGACTGGGATCACCCGTGGTCCTCGGTCTCAACACCCTGGACATCGGGCGCGCTGTTGTGGGTGGTCTGGCCATTGTGCTTCTGGCCATTCTTCTCGACCGGATCACCCAGTCCATGGCCCAGCAATAA
- a CDS encoding aminopeptidase encodes MFTNDQLRKYAQVLTWGLTKARMGAYAQGDVILVRSDISGLPLTRYVIEEVLAMGCHPVVRVNADPGCEQSFFANAEDFQLTFKTPGDRELYESLNGLISIISPASLTHLKDIDPGKIARSAVTRKYLRDILDEREARGAFGWTLCLMPTPALAEHAGLDARTYADQIVKAVYLDDARPVDQWESIFTKAEKVKQWLNSMDVEYYHVLSRHVDLRVTPGKDRQWIGVSGHNIPSFELFLSPDWRGTNGIYYADQPSFRSGNLVKGVQLEFKDGEVVGISAEQGEDFVRNQLHMDEGARRLGEFSLTDIRFSRIDHFMANTLFDENFGGEHGNCHVAVGASYADTYAGDVAKLDKRLKQDLGFNDSALHWDLVNTEDKKVIAHLGDGSEVLVYAEGRFQLEGV; translated from the coding sequence ATGTTCACTAACGACCAATTGCGTAAATATGCCCAGGTACTGACCTGGGGCCTTACCAAGGCCAGAATGGGGGCTTATGCCCAAGGGGACGTCATTCTGGTTCGCAGCGACATCAGCGGATTGCCCCTGACGCGGTATGTCATTGAAGAGGTTCTGGCCATGGGCTGCCATCCGGTGGTGCGCGTTAATGCCGATCCCGGATGCGAGCAGAGTTTCTTTGCCAATGCCGAGGACTTTCAGCTCACCTTCAAGACCCCGGGAGACAGGGAACTCTACGAAAGCCTAAACGGGTTGATCTCTATTATTTCGCCTGCCTCGCTCACGCATCTCAAGGATATCGATCCAGGCAAGATCGCTAGGTCCGCCGTAACCAGAAAATATCTGCGCGATATCCTGGATGAACGTGAAGCCAGGGGCGCGTTTGGATGGACCCTTTGTCTTATGCCCACACCGGCACTGGCAGAACATGCCGGTCTTGATGCCCGGACCTATGCTGATCAGATTGTCAAGGCAGTATATCTGGATGATGCCCGTCCCGTTGATCAGTGGGAAAGCATTTTTACCAAGGCGGAAAAGGTCAAGCAGTGGCTGAACAGCATGGACGTGGAGTATTATCATGTGCTCTCCAGACATGTTGACCTGCGGGTAACGCCTGGCAAGGATCGTCAATGGATAGGGGTTTCCGGGCACAACATCCCCAGCTTTGAGCTCTTTCTTTCTCCTGACTGGCGGGGGACCAACGGGATCTATTATGCGGATCAGCCCTCGTTTCGAAGCGGCAATCTGGTCAAGGGCGTTCAGTTGGAGTTCAAGGATGGTGAAGTCGTGGGGATCAGTGCCGAGCAAGGGGAGGATTTTGTCCGTAATCAGCTGCATATGGACGAAGGGGCCCGACGTCTCGGGGAATTTTCCCTCACGGACATCCGGTTTTCTCGTATCGACCATTTCATGGCCAACACCCTGTTTGATGAGAATTTTGGCGGTGAGCACGGTAATTGCCACGTGGCCGTGGGCGCGTCCTATGCGGATACCTATGCTGGCGATGTTGCCAAGTTGGATAAGCGGTTGAAGCAGGACCTCGGGTTCAATGATTCGGCCCTGCACTGGGATCTGGTCAATACCGAAGACAAGAAGGTCATCGCCCATCTTGGCGATGGAAGTGAGGTCCTTGTGTATGCTGAGGGCCGGTTTCAACTGGAAGGAGTGTAA
- the proX gene encoding glycine betaine/L-proline ABC transporter substrate-binding protein ProX, whose translation MNMRKIFLSLAILLLAAPSVHALNMQPGKGVTVQPARATWNTGFFQEALVRRGLEELGYKVKRPRDLQNPLFYKSVYLGDVDYWTNGWFPIHYSQMPKNFFEKADLYGYVVKSGGLQGYLVSKREADKFGITSLADFKRPEVKKAFDRDGDGKAELTACPPGWGCEKTIDHHLKVYGLKNDIKPIKASYEAGMASALGQYKSGGPAFFYTWAPNWTVFKFKPGKDVVWINVPEINPTENQKNSVEKLTVSGVEGAVTDPVKLGFIVADIRIVANKRFVEANPAIKKFFEVFTLSLADINEQNTRMNEGEKSARDIARHVDQWIAKNRTTWNSWLDEARKAAE comes from the coding sequence ATGAATATGCGAAAGATATTTCTGTCTCTGGCGATTCTGCTGTTGGCGGCACCATCCGTCCATGCTTTGAACATGCAACCCGGCAAGGGAGTGACTGTCCAGCCAGCCCGGGCTACTTGGAATACCGGCTTCTTTCAGGAAGCCCTGGTCCGCAGGGGACTGGAAGAGCTTGGTTACAAGGTCAAGCGTCCCCGGGATTTGCAAAATCCCCTTTTCTACAAATCCGTCTACCTCGGGGATGTGGATTACTGGACCAACGGGTGGTTTCCCATCCATTACAGCCAGATGCCCAAGAATTTTTTTGAAAAGGCCGATCTGTACGGCTATGTGGTCAAGTCGGGCGGGTTGCAGGGGTATCTTGTCTCCAAACGCGAGGCCGACAAGTTCGGCATTACCTCGCTTGCCGATTTCAAGCGGCCCGAGGTCAAAAAGGCCTTTGACAGGGACGGAGACGGCAAGGCGGAACTGACCGCCTGCCCTCCGGGTTGGGGATGTGAAAAGACCATTGATCACCATCTCAAGGTGTACGGGCTCAAAAACGACATCAAGCCCATCAAGGCCTCCTATGAAGCGGGCATGGCCTCGGCCCTTGGTCAGTACAAGAGTGGCGGCCCCGCTTTTTTCTATACATGGGCCCCCAACTGGACCGTGTTCAAGTTCAAACCCGGCAAGGACGTTGTCTGGATCAATGTGCCTGAAATCAACCCAACGGAAAATCAGAAGAATTCCGTGGAAAAGCTCACTGTCTCCGGTGTTGAGGGCGCGGTCACCGATCCCGTCAAACTGGGATTCATTGTGGCGGATATTCGCATTGTGGCCAACAAGCGCTTTGTGGAGGCCAATCCGGCCATCAAGAAATTCTTCGAGGTGTTCACCCTGTCTTTGGCGGATATCAACGAACAGAATACCCGCATGAACGAGGGAGAAAAATCTGCCAGGGATATTGCCCGGCATGTGGACCAATGGATTGCCAAGAACAGAACCACCTGGAACAGCTGGCTTGATGAGGCAAGAAAGGCCGCTGAATAA
- the proV gene encoding glycine betaine/L-proline ABC transporter ATP-binding protein ProV, whose protein sequence is MDKIRVENLYKIFGPNPAKGMKLLSQGLDKNAVLEKTGMTVGVDNASFSIKAGEIFVIMGLSGSGKSTLVRMLNRLIEPTSGKVFVDDQEITAMSPKELVAFRLRNMSMVFQSFALMPHQTVLENTAFGLELAGVDKAHRHERAMQALEQVGLAGWEDAYPPQLSGGMQQRVGLARGLAVDPEILLMDEAFSALDPLNRTEMQDELLSLQEEQQRTIVFISHDLDEALRIGDRIAIMEGGQIIQVGIPEEILQNPADDYVRAFFRGVDPTNVLSAGDIYRDSYPTIIRTKKGSVRTAHEILSGSERDYGYILDAKRRFLGIVSTDTLNDALEAGATTLDQAFIPGTRSVETSMSMQDILPIVASNLWPVPVVDEQGRYKGVVSRTRFLRTLHRTEKTRNGHDQKPEASS, encoded by the coding sequence ATGGACAAAATACGTGTAGAAAATCTTTACAAGATATTCGGCCCCAATCCGGCCAAGGGCATGAAGCTTTTGTCCCAGGGATTGGACAAGAACGCCGTGCTTGAAAAAACAGGAATGACCGTTGGAGTGGACAACGCCAGTTTTTCCATCAAGGCCGGAGAAATCTTTGTCATCATGGGGCTGTCCGGATCGGGCAAGTCCACATTGGTGCGCATGCTCAACCGGCTCATCGAACCAACCTCCGGCAAGGTTTTTGTGGACGACCAGGAGATCACGGCCATGAGCCCCAAGGAACTGGTTGCCTTCAGGCTTCGCAACATGAGCATGGTTTTTCAGTCCTTTGCCCTCATGCCCCATCAGACCGTACTGGAAAATACCGCTTTTGGTTTGGAACTTGCCGGAGTGGACAAGGCACATCGGCATGAACGGGCCATGCAGGCCCTGGAACAGGTTGGTCTGGCCGGGTGGGAAGATGCCTATCCCCCCCAGCTCAGCGGAGGAATGCAGCAGCGGGTCGGATTGGCCAGGGGGCTGGCCGTTGATCCGGAAATCCTGCTCATGGACGAGGCCTTTTCTGCCCTGGATCCCCTGAACCGAACCGAGATGCAGGATGAACTGCTCAGTCTTCAGGAAGAACAGCAGCGCACCATTGTGTTCATCTCCCATGATCTGGACGAGGCCCTGCGCATTGGCGACCGCATCGCCATCATGGAAGGCGGGCAGATCATTCAGGTGGGCATTCCCGAAGAGATCCTCCAGAATCCGGCCGACGATTATGTCCGGGCCTTTTTCAGAGGGGTTGATCCCACCAATGTCCTTTCGGCCGGGGATATATACAGGGACAGTTATCCCACCATCATCCGGACCAAAAAGGGCAGTGTCCGGACCGCCCATGAAATTTTGAGTGGCAGTGAACGGGATTATGGGTATATTCTGGATGCCAAACGGCGGTTTTTGGGCATTGTTTCCACGGACACCCTCAACGATGCCCTGGAAGCAGGAGCAACGACCCTGGATCAGGCCTTTATTCCGGGTACCCGTTCCGTGGAGACCTCCATGTCCATGCAGGATATCCTGCCCATTGTGGCTTCAAACCTCTGGCCCGTCCCGGTGGTCGACGAGCAGGGACGGTACAAGGGCGTGGTTTCAAGAACCCGTTTTTTGCGCACCCTGCACCGTACGGAAAAGACCCGCAATGGCCACGACCAGAAACCGGAGGCATCCTCATGA